One Stratiformator vulcanicus genomic window, ACTGGCATTCAATTGGATGCAGAAATTATTCAGCGGAGCCTCGGACGACGAAAGTCCGACCGCTCCGAAACGAGCGAGTACTCGCGTGATGCCTTTCGCGGTACCCGTCGCCCTTGCCGTCTGGACCTTCGTGGGATGGTCGACCTATCTCCAACTCGCGACCGGATGAATGCCCATGCAAACTCAAAAACTTAACTCGACTCGAAGAGTCCGCCGCCGCCCGCTCCGCGGGATTCTGAGCGCGGAACTCATTCTTGCATTGCCTGTCCTGTTGATGGTCGGGGCGATGATGTTCGAGATCGGCATGTTGCTGCACGCCCGGGGGGTCGTCGTCGATGCCGCCCGCAATGGTGCCAGACATGCCAGCTATGTCGACATCGAACCGGAATCGGTCAGAGAACACACGCTCCGCTCGCTCGGCCCGTTCATGAGCCGCTTCGCGGACGTCAGTGTTCGTTCGGCCGAGCGGACCGGCGACCCGGTCGAAGTCGTTGTGCGTGTGCCCATGCAGGCCGCCGCGCCGAATCTGCTGTGGCCCTTCGGTTTCGACCTACGAGGTCGAGAGCTGATTGCTGCGACGAAAATGACCAAAGAATAGCTGACTGAAATCACACCAACACCGACGAAC contains:
- a CDS encoding TadE family protein, which translates into the protein MQTQKLNSTRRVRRRPLRGILSAELILALPVLLMVGAMMFEIGMLLHARGVVVDAARNGARHASYVDIEPESVREHTLRSLGPFMSRFADVSVRSAERTGDPVEVVVRVPMQAAAPNLLWPFGFDLRGRELIAATKMTKE